From Gemmatimonadota bacterium:
CGCAGACCGAACAGTCGCTGCCAGGCCAGGCTGTGGGAAGAAACTTCCATGACGACGCATTCGCCACCCCGGTCCCGGATTTTCCTCAAGGTGCGGTGGAGTTCCATCGGGTAGGGCGTGGTGTGACTCAGCTTCCAGTCGAGCACCTCGCCCAAGTACCGGCTGCCCAGCGTGCCGATTCCGCCCACCGACCGGCCGCACTCCCGGAGGATGGCCTCGACCAGCAGCGACACCGTCGTCTTGCCGTTGGTCCCCGTGACGCCGACCAGGCAAAGGTCGTCCGCCGGCCGGCCGTAATACGCGGCCGCCATCAGACCGTATGCCCTGGAGGTGTCCGGAACGATTACCGTGGTCGCGTCATCGAGGCGTTCGTCGTTTTCCTGAACCACCACCGAGGCACCCCGTGCCACCGCGTCGCGGACGTACCGGTGGCCGTCGCGGCCCGACGGCTCGCGTAGCGCGACGAAGACGTCGCCGGGCTTAACGGACCTCGAATCATGGACGATCCCGCCGAACTCCCGGTCGGCCTGGCCGGTACCGTCGGCTCGGTCCGGCTGGCCGATCACCTCTTTACGAGGCAGTGCGTCCAGTAATCTGGAAAGCTGTATCAACGCCTTGACCCTCAGTGCCGTCGTACGCTCGGGGCGAGTGATGGGACGGCTAGTTGTATGGGCCGCATTCGATGATGCATCGTTCACCGGAATAGACCCCGCGGCCCGGTGCCGGAATCTGGCGACGGACGTAGCCCGTGCCGATTATGGTTGCTTCGATGCCGATTTCAGCCAGGGTTTTGACGGCTTCTCGTACGCTCATGCCGATCACGGACGGCAACGCGACCCGGGCCCGCTCCGGCCCTGTGAGGGCACCGGGACGCTCGATTTCCCAGCGGTCGTCGAGCGGCAGCAGGTCCCGGGGCATCCGTCCTCTGACGCCCGGGTGGGACCAGTCGGATACTTCGGATTCACGGTCCGAAGCGGTATTCGGTTCGATGGAGGCCAGGTGCAGCGGAAGGCCGTCGTCGGATTCGGGTATCGACTCCACCGGGCCGTCCGGCATATGGACGAGACGGCGAACGATCTTATTGAAGACGGGCGCGGCTACCGATCCACCGTAGAAACCGCGCTTCTTCGGTTCGTCGATCATGACCAGTACGACGATTTCCGGATCCGATGCGGGAAACATGCCGACGAAAGACGACCGGTAGTTCCGGGTGTATCCCCTGCCGTCCTCACGCGCCTTCCAGGCCGTGCCGGTCTTCCCGGCGACCTTGAATCCGGGAACCGCGGCCATCGTCCCCGTGCCACGGTCCACCACCCCGGTAAATACGTCCAACAGGATTTCGGCGGTCTGCGGCTTCATCACTCTGCGAACGACGGATTTCGGAACGGGCACGACCGTACCGTCGTTTCGCGTGATGGATCTGATGATCCGTGGTTGCAGGAGTTGCCCCCCGTTGGCCACCGCGCAATAGGCGGCCGCCAGTTGCACCCCGGTTACGGAAACCCCATAGCCGATGGACATGGTGGGCAGCGTCGACCTGGACCACCTGGCCGGTTTGTGCAGGATCCCATTGACCTCGCCCGGCAGTGCGACGCCCGTCTTCATGCCGAAACCGAATGACCGGGTGTATTCATAAAAAGTCTTCTCGCCGAGCTCCAGGGCGATTTTCACGGTACCGACGTTACTGGAATGCTCGAAGACCTCCCGCACGGACAACTCATTGAAAACGTCGTGGTCCGAAATCGTCTGGGTTCCTAATTGGATCCGCCCTCCGCTCGTATCGATTCGGTCTTCGAGCGAGAATGCGCCGGTCTCCAGGGCCGCGGTCGCGGCGACGATCTTGAACGTCGAACCGGGTTCGTAGGAGTCTACGACGGGCCTGATCTTCTGGGCTTCGAATGGGAATCGGCCTGGCGTGTTGGGGTCGAAATCCGGTGAACTGGCCATGGCCAGTATGTCGCCGTTCCCCGGATCCATCATGATGACCATGCCGCCAAGCGCCTCGTGCCATGCAATCGCCTCTTCAAGCACCTTTTCCGCGGCGACCTGGGCTGCTATATCGATCGTCAGGACGACATCCGCGCCATTCTCCGCCGACTTCCGGTAGTCATCCAGCCACGTGTAGGCCCGCCGCTGGGCATCGATCTGGACTACGCTGTAACCTTCTTTACCGGACAGCAGCCGGTTGTGTTCCATTTCGAATCCGGCCTGTCCGGCACCATCGACGCTGAATCCCAGCACCTGGCCTGCGGCGGTCCGGTAAGGATAGACCCGCCTCGCTTCCTTTTCCGTGCGGATATAGGGTTCGAAACGGGGGTATGTGGACAGCCCCCTGATCCGTTCGCTGGTCTCCGGATTCACCCACCGTACCAGGTACCGGAAGTCGGTGGATCCGGAAATCCGGTCCACGATATGCCGGGGATCTTCGCCGGTGATCTGGGAGAGTTGTACGGCCAGGTTGCCGACGTCGGCGCTACTGAACCGGTCCCAGTCGAGATCCTGGATGCCGAAGGAGTCGAACTCGACGCTCAGCGCCAGCGTGTTCCCGTTTCGATCGTAGATACGGCCCCGGCGGGGATCGATGGTGACGACTCTGTGCTGCTGGTCACGCGCTCGCTGCCTGTAGGTCTCGCCGTCGCGAATCTGTATCAGGGCGATTCGATATCCAAGACCTGCACACAGCAACATACCGACCGCGAAGAGGAGGGTCAGTCTGCGCAGACAGGATTTCGCGACCATATCGGGTGTTCCTCATCGGGAATCCACTCGAGCCGTTCGGAACGAGGCGAGGATCAATGCGTCTTCCGCCGGTTTTCCAGCAATCGCCCTTACATCGGGCTCGGTGCCGGCCAATGCCACGGCCGTGTCCACCGCGTCCATGACCACGACCTGTCCGACCGCCGCGTGTTCCAGTTCGAAACGATGCATGGCCACGGTTTCGTTCCGGAGCTGTTCCGCGAGCCGAACGATCCGCACGTGCAGGTAGGCGCTTTTCTTTTCCATCGCCTCCTTCCGGTGCTCCAGTTGAAGGATCTCCTGCTTCAGTGTCCTGGTTTCCACCTGGTGCCAGATGTAGAACATGCTCAACGACGTGACGAGCGCGATCATACCGATCCAGCTGAACAACTGTCCCATGTACGGATGGTCGCTGCAGAATCTGAAAGCGGATTTCATGTCGGCCTCTCCGGTCGTAATAGGTGGTGCGGATTTCAGCGTGCGGCGTGATCGTCGGGCAAGCGCTCAATCATACGAAACCTGGCGCTTCGGGCCCGCGGGTTCGTCGCGACCTCTTCCCGTAAGGCCACGACGGCCCGCCTGGTGTGCAGCACGGCGACGCGCTCGTGCCGGCACACGCATTGCGGAAGGCCCGGCGGGCAAATGCAATCCGAAGCCCAGGTTTCGAACGTACGCTTGACTATGCGGTCTTCTAACGAATGATAGGATATGACTCCGAAACGACCCTGGCCGCTCAACAGCGGCAGCAGGTTGTCCAATGCCGTTCTCAATCTGTCCAGCTCCTGGTTCACGGCGATTCGCAGTGCCTGGAACACCCGGGCGCAGGACTTGACCGCCCATCTGCGGCGGACCGCCGACCTGATCGTATCGGCCAGCCCGGTGGTGGAGGTCAGCGGTGACTTCGCGCGGTTCCTGACAATCGCGTTCGCGACGCTGCGGGCCTGCCGTTCCTCGCCGTACTCCCCGAGGATCCGTTCGATATCGTCCCGGGAACCCCCGTTGACGATATCGGCTGCCGTCAGCGCCCCGCCCCGGTCCATGCGCATATCGAGCGGACCGTCAGACTGGAAGGAGAAACCGCGGCCGGGCGTATCGATCTGGTACGATGACACGCCCAGGTCCAGAAACAGTCCGTCCACCCGCGGGATGCGTTCCGCTTCCAGCACGGACGCCAGTTCTGTAAAGTCACGATGCATGATATCCACGCGAGGGGTTCCGCCGCCCGCAAGCCTGGCACTGGACACGCGGACCGCTTCAAGGTCCTTGTCCAGCCCGATCAGCCGACCGGAGTCATCAAGCCTGTCCATGATTGCGCGGGCGTGTCCGCCTCCTCCTATGGTTCCGTCCACGTAGGTGCCCGAACTGTTCCAGACGATCATATCGGCTATTTCCCCGGCAAGAACGGGAACATGGATGTATGAATCTGCCAGACCCATGTTTATTCCGCTGCTGCGTTTATTCCGCTGCTGTATTTGCCCATGGGTGGAATTGATCAGACGAACAGGGATTCCGCGATTTCTTCGTAAGTGTGTCCCGATTCGTCCATCACTTTCTTGTATTCCTTGGGACTCCAGACTTCAAAGTGGTCGAGCGTACCGACGATCAGCACTTCGGATTCGATGCCGGCGCGTTCGATCAGTTGCCGGGGAAGCGCGATGCGCCCCTGCTTGTCCATGGAAACCGCCACGGCCTCCGACGAAAGCATCCTGATGAAGATCCGCGTGTTCTGCCTCGTGACGGGCAGTTCGCGCAATCGGGTGTCGATCTGTTCCCACTCGTCGATCGGATATACGAAAAGGCATCCGTCGAGTCCCCGCGTGATGATCAGCGTGTCGTCCTCGTCGGTCCGGATGTGCTTACGGAACTTCACCGGGACATTCACTCGTCCTTTGTGATCCACGGTGTGCGTGTATGATCCCAGGAAGTTGACCATCCGTCATCTCCTTGAAATACAAAGGAGTAAACACCCTAACGTGAGGTGATCGTTGAAGAATACTATACAAGTGTTTGGCAGTTAGGATGTTCGGTGACCCACTTTGTCCCACTTTTACCCACTATACTACATTGTGCCCCCCATATTGTCAAAATAAAAATTGGACTTACATCGATTTTCTTTACCTTTGGATAAGGAAAACTTCGTAACTCCAAGTGCTCAAAAGACTATATATACGTTGATACACATCAAACGTTGACACCATATGTCACGGGATGCCTGCGAGATGACACTATATGGCGCCGTAAACGCGGAAAGACCGTAGCGACGCGGATTTCCCGGCCGTTGCGCGGGTTACGCAAACTTTTACGTCGAAAAAAAAATGAAAAACCGGAGGGGCTTACTGAATCGGTGCGTCGTACGGCAGGTGGGCTACTTGCCGTCCCGGAGTTCCCTCGACCGCTGGGTGGCGGTTTCGACCGCGCTGATCAACATGCTGCGCAAGCCGCGGATTTCCAGGTCGTGGACCGCCGCGATGGTGGTGCCGCCCGGCGTCAGGACCTGGTCGCGCAGCACCGCGGGATGCTTGCCGGTCTCCTGGATCAGCCGCGCGGCGCCGAGTACGGTCTGGGCGGCGAGGTCCAGGGCGACGTCCCTGGGCAGGCCCATTTTCACGCCGCCGTCGGACAGCGCTTCGATGACCATATATATGTAGGCGGGACCGCTGCCGCTGAGTCCGGTTACGGCGTCCAGCAGATGTTCGTTCACGAACACGACCCGTCCCACGGCCTGGAAGATCCGGGCGGCCATCTGCTTGTGTTCTTCGCCGGCGTACCTGCCCGGTGAAATGGCGGCGGCCCCTTCGTCCACCAGCGAGGCGATGTTCGGCATCACGCGCACGACGGGATTCTCCGTGCGTATCATTTCGGTGATCCCGGCAGTCGTCACCCCCGCGGCGATCGTGATCAGCAGCTGGTCGAGACGCAGAAGGTCGCGCACCTGGTCCGCCACGCGCTCGATGGCCTGCGGCTTGAGGCAGATCATGACGATATCCGCTTCGCGCACCGCTTCCCGGTTGTCGGTGGTCCACCGTACTTCCCACTGATCCGCCAGGTCCTTCAGATAGTCGGACCGCAGACCGGTAATCACGATCTGGTCCGGGGGAACGAGATTCGCTCTGCGTATGCCGCCGAGCAGGCAGGACCCCATGTTTCCTGTTCCGAGTATCATGAGGCGGTGGTTATTGAGCATTTTGCACCTTCCGGTCGGTGATGCCAGGGTTATCCGACGTATATGGCGGACACGATGCGGTCCAGGCCGTTGTAATCCTTCACGATCTCCACGTTTCCATAGGCGCGGCGTTCCGCCATCATGCGGGCCACCGCGGCGGACTGCCCCGCGCCGATCTCAAGGGCGATCATCCCGCCCGCGTTCAGGTACCCCGGGGCCTGCTCGATGAGTTCGCGATGGTAATCCAGTCCGCCTTCGCCGCCGTGAAGCGCCAGCCGGGGTTCGTACGCGCGAACCTCCTCCGGCAGGCCGTCCATTTCCCGGGAAGCGACGTAGGGCGGGTTGGCCACGATCAGGTCCAGGGCGTGCGGCCCGTGCGCATCGAAAGGCGCGAGCAGCGAACCCTGCATAAAGGTGATCCGGCCGTGACGGTCCCCCAGGAGATTGCCGGCATTCCTGCGCGCGACCTCAAGGGCCCCCGCAGAAACATCCGTAGCGTATCCCTGTGCGAACGGGCATTCCAGGGCGAGCGTGACCGCCAGGACGCCCGAGCCCGTGCCGATGTCCGCGAATCGCACGGCCGGACTCCCGGTCCGCGCGCGGTGCACCCCATCCAGGCAGGGACGCACGTGGTCGACGAGCCGTTCGGTCTCGGGCCGGGGGATCAGCACGGCGGGCGAAACCTCGAACCCGCGACCGTAGAATTCCGTACGACCCGTAAGATACTGGACCGGCTCGCCGCGCATTCTCCGGCCGACCAGCGCCGATAACCGCGAAGTTTCCAGTGGGTCGAGCCGCCGGTCGTGATCCAGGTACAGCTCGAGTCGGCTCGACGCGCATACCTCGCCGAGCAGCAGTTCCGATTCGACACGGCTGACGTGACCCGCCGGGCTGACGTGACCCGGCCGGCCGTCCAGCTTCCGGGCCGCCCAGTCAACCGCCTGGAGCACGGTCGTCGCGGTGGGACATTCGAATTCGTTCATGGTTCACATCCGGTGGCCTGCGTCATGCAGACGTCAACTGGGCCATTTTCTCCGCCCGGTCCGCCTCCGCCAGGGACTCCACGATCTCGTCGATGTCCCCTTCGAGGATCTGGTCGATCTTGTACAGCGTCAGACCGATGCGATGGTCCGTGACCCTTCCCTGCGGGAAGTTGTAGGTCCGGATCTTCTCGCTTCGGTCTCCCGATCTCACCTGGGACCGTCGGCTGCTCGCCATCTCCGCTTCCTGTTCCTGCCGGGCCATGTCCAGCAGGCGGGCGCGCAACACCTTCATCGCCTTGGCCTTGTTCTTGTGCTGCGACTTCTCGTCCTGGCACGAGACGACCAGGCCGGTCGGCACATGGGTAATGCGTACCGCGGAATCGGTCGTGTTCACGCTCTGGCCGCCCGGGCCGGAGGAACGGAAAACATCGAAGACAAGGTCTTTCTTCTCGTCGATTTCCACATCGACTTCCTCCGCTTCGGGCAGAATGACCACCGAGGCGGCGGAGGTGTGCACCCGCCCCTGTGTTTCCGTTACGGGAACCCGCTGCACGCGGTGGACACCGCTTTCGTTCTTCAGCCTTCCGTAGACCCCCTTGCCCTCGATCTGGAAGAAGACCTCCTTGACGCCGCCCCTCTCCGCCCCGTTGGAATTCAGCGTTTCCGTCTTCCATCCGCGGCTGTCCGCGTACCGGCTGTACATGCGGAACAACTCTCCGGCGAAGATCGCCGCCTCGTCACCTCCCGTACCCGCACGGATCTCGCAGATGATATTGCGCTCGTCTTCGGGATCCCTGGGAACGATCATTCGCGTGAGCTCCTCCTCCATGGCCGTCCGTTCCCGGTCGAGGCTTTCCACCTCGTCCCGGGCGAGTTCGGCCATGTCGGGATCGGCCGCGGACTCCTGCAGCACCGACCGGGCCGATTCGAGGTCGTCCAGGACTTTCCGGTACACGCGGTACCGGTCGACGACCGGGGTCAGTTCCCGGTACGCCCGCCCGATTTCGCGCATTTTCTGCGGATTGGTGGTTACGGAAGGGTCCGCCAGTTGACGGTCGAGCGACTCGAAGCGTCGCACGATGTTTTCGAGTTGATGGAGTAACATGGAGGCATGGAATAGGAAAGGGGAGCGGCGCAACCGAAGGTCGAGGCAAGCGTGGCCATCGCGCCTGGAAGGGACCGGCGACTTCGGCCTGAGGATTACTCGTTTATTCCGTACTTCCTGTTGAAGCGTTCCACGCGGCCCGCACTGTCGACCATCTTCTGCTTCCCGGTATAGAAGGGATGGCACGCCGAACAGATCTCCACGTGGATCGTGTCGATCGTCGATCGTGTCTGGAATGTATTGCCACAGGCGCAGGATACCGTGATTTCTTTGTATTCCGGGTGAATACCGCTCTTCATCGGGCTTACTCCTTGAGGTCATCGCTATGAAAACAGCACGGCCGGTCCGCTTGTCGGTCGAAGCGCGCAGGCAATAATAGGCGAAGCGGCAAGGACTGTCAAGCATCTTTTGCCCCCCTGCCGGCCGGCCTCAGGACAAAGGAGTTGCCGACGATTGGCCGGTCCTTTATATTGACGTGTCTTTTCAACATCGTCCGGAAACATGCGGTCGGCCTGGCTGGCTCAGACGCCGCAAGTCCGTAAGGAGCACTGGCAAGATGGCCTTGATGAAACTACTGAGAGAACGAACCCACGTCGTCATGATCATCCTGGTGATAGCGTTCGTAGGACTGATCGGCCTGGAATGGGGCGCTGACATGACCGGCAGGGGCCCGGGCGGGCAGAATGCCGTAGGTTCGATCAACGGCGAATCCGTGTCCTACGAGGAAATGCGGTTTGAAGTGGAACGCCAGCAGGAAATCGACCGCCAGCAGCAGGGCGGCAGCTTGGACGAATTCCGGCGCCGCGAAATCATCAACGAAGTATGGGACCAGCGTGTAAACCTCACGTTGCTCGAACAGCACATCGGTCAGCAGGGCATCAGCGTAACCGACGCCGAGATACTGGAGGCGATCCGCACGAATCCACCGGAGTACATCAGGCAGCAGGAAATGTTCCAGACGGACGGCGAATTCGACCAGACCAAATATCTCCAGGCGCTGAACGATCCGGCGGTCGAAGGCTGGACGTTTCTCGAAGACCAGTACCGCATGCTGCTCCCCAGGCAGAAGCTCGTCAGCCGCGTGGTGTCGGGCGCCCGCGTAACGGACCTGGAAGTCCGGCAGGCCTTCATGAATCAGAACGAGCGGCTTACGGCCAGATATCTCCTGTTCGATCCGGAAGACCAGGTCGTGGAACCGGAATCGATCACCGATGAAGATATCGCCGTGTACTATTCGGAGCATCCCGAAGCGTTCCTGGAGGACGACCAGGTTTCGATTTCCTACGTCATGATTCCGAAGCAACCGAGCGTGGCCGATTCCCAGCGTGTCGAACGACAGATCAACGAGCTTTACGACCAGCTTGCCAACGGCGCTGATTTCGAAACCCTGGCCAGGGACTTCTCCGAGGACACATCCAACGCCGCCGAGGGAGGAGACCTGGGCTTCTTCGGCCAAAACGCCATGGTCCCGGAATTCGAAGCGGCCGCCTTTGGAACGGCGCCCGGCTCCATTTCGAATCCCGTGAAGACGGAGTATGGCTGGCACATCATCAAGGTGGAAGAGACAGCGGTCAGGGACGGCGAGGAACAGGTTCGCGCGCGCCACATACTCCTGAGGACCATGACCGGACAGCAGACCCTGGGCGAGCTGAACGACCTGGCGAGACAGCTTCAGGCCCGGGCCGTCGAAAGCGGCCTGGAGGATGCGGTCCGCTTCGCCGGCGCCATGCCGGATTCCCTCCGGGTCGAATCCACCGGGTTTTTCGCCGACCGCCCCGACGGGTTCATCCCCGGCATCGGGTACCTGGTCGGCGCGTCGTCTTTCGCCTTCGCATCCGAACCCGGTGAAATCGGAGAGGTGCTGGAGAACACCAGCGGTTTCTACGTCCTTGCGAACGCCGGTGAAAAACCGGCGGGCGTACTGCCCCTCGAGGAAGTGGAACTGCGCATCCGATCGATCCTCGTGCGGAACGGGAAAATGGAACAGGCCAGGCTCCGCGGCGAAGAGGTCCGATCAAGCCTCGCAGGCGGCAACCTGGACGCGTTAGGCGGTGAGATGGCGGACCGGGTCGCCACCACGGATCCCATTACGCGGCAGCAGGCATTCATCCCTCGAATCGGGCAGGATCTGGATTTCATCAGGGGGGCCTTCCAGCTGTCGGAGACCGGCGAGCTCAGCGAAGTCGTAGAAGGGGAACGGGGTTACTACCTCATCCAGCTGGTGGACAGGGAACCGGTCGATGAGACGACCTACGAGATGGTGAAGGAGAACCTGAAACGGCAGTTGCTGATCCAGAAGCAAAATCAACTCTACCAGGAATGGCTTACCAGGCTGCGCGAAGACGCCGTAATCGAAAACAACCTGAGGGATTTCTTCGCCATATAGCACGCTACATAATCAGGTCGCGCATTGCGTAGATGATCCTCCGGGCGCGCATCCTGGTCTCGTACTTCTGCCGCGCCAGACCGCTTCGCGACAGGTTCTCCGCTTTCAACTGGATGTGGAACCTGAAGCACTGGGACGTACCCGACGGCCGCACGGTCAGGTAGTTGAGTCTCTCCTCGTCGAAATAGAACCGAATGCCCTCGTCGGGAAATCCCGGCCACTGGTGCGCGTCCGCGTACTTGCCCGCCACGAAGGTCTCCGATGACCGCACCGGGAGACCGTCCAGCGTAAGGGACGCACCGTCCCGCACGCGTTGTCCCAGCTCCGCGCAACGTCTCAGGATGGCGATCTTCCGCGTCAACCCTTCCAATCCCTTGAATTCTCCCCAACGCGGGACCGGAACGACGTCGGTGGCGAAATACCCGATATCGGGATCCAGGTAAATCTGTTCGTCGATCAGTTCGTATACCGTCGTCCCATGGGACGCGGCATAGGCCGCCACTTCGGCGAGCAGGATCGCGGCGAAGACACCGTCCTTGTCGCGCACGTGGCCGTTGCTTCCCATGGCCGCGGCCTGGGCGGGCGGTCCTCCCAGGATACTGAACCCGTTGCTCTGCTCCAGGCAGCCCACGTTGCAGCGTCGGGGCATGCCCTCCATATCCACGGTCTGATAGACGGTATCTTTGAACCGGGGATCCGACAGGTCGTCGCCCGACCACACCCGTTCCACCGCGTTGGCGATCAGGCCGAACCCGACCCAGGTCTTTACGACGCCGACGCCGTGTTTCCGTGCGATCCGCACCAGTGCGTCGGTCGTGATGTGGGAAAGCACGATGAACGACTCTTCCGGCCGCGGGTGAAACGCCCGCGTGCTCCCGGCGCCGTGCGACAGGCGATACCAGAGCAGCAGAGACCATGCGTCGTCGGCCGACAGCAGCACATGGGACCGGTTGTCGTGGTATTGCCGGAAGGCCCGGGGGACCTTGACCACGAGCCCCGCCCGGTCGGCGTCCGGGTCGGTCCCGATCATCAGGTCGAGCGCCTCCATGGCATCCGCGCCGTACTGTTCGACGTACGCGTCGACGGCGATCTCGGACGCCGTGGGATCACCCGGGTCCGGTTGTTGTTCGGGATGGTCCTGAAAGGCGGGGAAGAGCCCGTTGAGCTCGTTCAACCGGTGGCGGGTTACCGTGTCCACCCGGGTGAAACCGAAATCGCTCAACAGCCGGGGCACCGCCTTTCGTCCGGCCCCGTGAAACGCGCAGTACCCGATTCCGATGGTGGGCGCCCACGACTTCATCATCGCGGCGTCGGAAATGAATCCCCGGATCTGGTCCTGGTACATCCTATGGATATCTACGAGGGGACGGCCGCGATAGTCGAATCCGGCCAGTGGTGCGGCGCCGCCCAGGAACACGAGCTTGTTGCCGTCACGGCGAGGGTCTTCGGGGTGCTCAGGATCGGCCCCGGCGTCATCGAAGTCGAGGAGAGCGACCTGGGACGGCGTCGTTTTACGGATGTAGTCGTTGTAGATGACCGATCGTTCCTGTGGAGAAAACTGCGATCCCGTCCTGGCGGAAAGCTTGTAGCCATTGTATCTGCGGTCGTTATGGCTCGCCGAAATCAGAATGCCCATGTCGGCGCCCAGCGTCGGTATGGCGAAGGTCATTTCAGGGTACGGACAGGCTTCGTCGAAGAGGTAGACTTTCAGCCCCTCCGCGAGGAATACCCCGGATACCAGCCGGGCGAAATCCTGGCCCGCCACCCGGCTGTCATAGCCGATGACGATGGACCGGAGTCCATGGGCGGTCGCGTACTTCGCGACGCCCGTTGACTTCAGCAGGAGAACGATGTTGTTGAGGGTATTCGGCCCCTTGAGGATGGGGGCGTCCATGCCGTCCCGGGCGAGGATCAGCAGTTCTTCGTCCGACATGGCGGCTTTACCGCGTATGCCCGCCGTGCCGAACTTGATCTCGTCCACGTAGGCTTCGACCAGTTCGTCCCACCTGGCCGCTTCGACGGCGCTTCTCAGTCCTTCGCCGAGCCGTGGGGACAACCGGCTGATGTGAGGGTCGGTCAACCAGCGGCGCAGATTCGGAAGCACGTTCAGACGGGCCTGGTCGTAGAGCCCTTCGTCGATCAGCCCGTGGCGGAACTGCTCTTCGAGGAAACCGGAGATCCCGGCTTTCGCCTTCCGAACGACGGCGTCGGCGTCGATCGCCATGGGGTCACCCGTCGGCGATATGGACCTGCGTGCGCTTCTTCCCGTACCGGCGGAACTGGACGATGCCGTCCGTCAATGCGAAGAGGGTGTCGTCGTTGCCGCGCCCTACGTTTTCTCCGGGCAGAATCCGCGTTCCCCGCTGCCGGACGATGATGTTGCCGGCCCGGACGCGCATGCCGTCTCCGGTCTTGACGCCGAGAAACTTGGGGTTGCTGTCTCTCCCGTTGCGGGAACTACCTACACCTTTCTTGTGGGCCATCTGAGAAAATCCTTTCCGGTCAGTTGGATGCGCTTGGGTCGTAGTTGATACCGGTGATTTCGAGCGCGGTATACGGCTGCCTGTGCCCTCTCTTCCGGCGGTAGTTCTTCCGGCGTTTCATCTTGAACACCACGATCTTGGGATGGCGGCCCTGCTCGGTGACTTTGGCCGTCACGGTGGCCCCGGCCACCGTCGGCGTGCCGACCAGCGTCTCTCCGCCGCCCAGGAGGAGCACCTGGTCGATGGTGATCTCGTCTCCCACTTCGGCGGCGATCTTCTCGACCTGGATCGTGTCTCCCTCGTTGACACTGAACTGCTGATCGCCGGATCTGATTACAGCGTACATCTATCTCGCTCCTTGTCCGTTTGGTCCGGTGGTCCGCTTACTTGAACTCGTCGGTCACGTCCAGGTCCCGTTTGCCCGAAAACACGCGGAACTCTTCCACGTGCAGGAA
This genomic window contains:
- the rplU gene encoding 50S ribosomal protein L21, which gives rise to MYAVIRSGDQQFSVNEGDTIQVEKIAAEVGDEITIDQVLLLGGGETLVGTPTVAGATVTAKVTEQGRHPKIVVFKMKRRKNYRRKRGHRQPYTALEITGINYDPSASN